A region of the Montipora foliosa isolate CH-2021 chromosome 8, ASM3666993v2, whole genome shotgun sequence genome:
gccacactgtttgcaatcataaggcttttctccagtgtgGATTCTTTTATGCCCTTTTAAATGTCCTACATttctaaaacacttgccacactgtttgcactcataaggcttttctccagtgtggattctttcatgttttcttaGAGATCCTGCTTCACTAAAACACTTGtcacactgtttgcattcataaggcttttctccagtatgtgttctttcatgaatcCTTAAATTTTGCGCGTGActgaaacacttgccacactgtttgcacttataaggcttttctccagagTGGATTCTCTCATGTTGTCTTAGATGTGCCGCAGCTATGAAACACTTTCCACACTGTTTGcactcataaggcttttctccagtatgtgttctttcatgaatcCTTACATTTTGTGCTTGACTGAAACACTTTCCACACCGTTTGCACGCATAAGGCTTTTGTCCagtatgtgttctttcatgaatcCTTAAATTTTGTGGTTGACTGAAACACTTTCCACACTGTTTGcactcataaggcttttctccagtatgtgttctttcatgaatcCTTAAATTTTGTGCGAGACTGAAACATTTGCCACAGTGTTTGcactcataaggcttttctccagtatgtgttctttcatgaatcCTTAAATTTTGTGCTTGACTGAAACACTTTCCACACTGTTTGCACGCATAAGGCTTTTGTCCagtatgtgttctttcatgaatccttaaattttgttgttgactgaaacactttccacactgtttgcactcataaggcttttctccggtatgtgttctttcatgaattttcaaactttgtccTTGACTGAAACACTTCTcacactgtttgcatttataagaCTTTTCTCCAGTGTGGACTCTTTCGTGTTTTCTGAGATAGATTGTTttactaaaacacttgccacactgctTGCAATTATAAGACGTTTCTCCTGTATGTTTCCTTTCATGCGTCCTTAAATGTCCTCCT
Encoded here:
- the LOC138012902 gene encoding zinc finger protein 709-like is translated as MQKEMPRSVLHQKSCTGINNYRGKERTSCREERQNHNAEERTKKCKRDDKCFSEAMKSSTIHTRERQYKCKECDKCFSGGGHLRTHERKHTGETSYNCKQCGKCFSKTIYLRKHERVHTGEKSYKCKQCEKCFSQGQSLKIHERTHTGEKPYECKQCGKCFSQQQNLRIHERTHTGQKPYACKQCGKCFSQAQNLRIHERTHTGEKPYECKHCGKCFSLAQNLRIHERTHTGEKPYECKQCGKCFSQPQNLRIHERTHTGQKPYACKRCGKCFSQAQNVRIHERTHTGEKPYECKQCGKCFIAAAHLRQHERIHSGEKPYKCKQCGKCFSHAQNLRIHERTHTGEKPYECKQCDKCFSEAGSLRKHERIHTGEKPYECKQCGKCFRNVGHLKGHKRIHTGEKPYDCKQCGKCFGKAFSLRRHKKTHTGESIKERNSNLDEKHSCWICQEELISEPVLLEHYQNHMKLEEPSI